In the Girardinichthys multiradiatus isolate DD_20200921_A chromosome 4, DD_fGirMul_XY1, whole genome shotgun sequence genome, one interval contains:
- the LOC124867434 gene encoding isocitrate dehydrogenase [NADP], mitochondrial isoform X2: protein MDGDEMTRIIWEFIKEKLILPNVEVELKYFDLGLPYRDQTDDQVTIDSALATKKYGVAVKCATITPDEDRVEEFKLKKMWKSPNGTIRNILGGTVFREPILCKNIPRLVLGWTQPITIGRHAFGDQYRATDFVVDKPGKFKVVFAPADGSKQQEWEVYDFQAGGCGMGMYNTDESISGFAHSCFQYAIQKRWPLYMSTKNTILKAYDGRFKDIFQEIFEKTYKPEFDKLKIWYEHRLIDDMVAQVLKSSGGFVWACKNYDGDVQSDILAQGFGSLGLMTSVLVCPDGKTIEAEAAHGTVTRHYREHQRGKPTSTNPIASIFAWTRGLEHRGKLDGNSDLIKFCKTLEKVCVETVESGVMTKDLAGCIHGLSKVKLNEHYVNTSDFLDAIKINLDKALGK from the exons ATGGATGGTGATGAGATGACTCGCATCATATGGGAGTTCATTAAAGAGAAG CTCATCTTACCAAATGTGGAAGTAGAGCTGAAATATTTCGACTTGGGTCTGCCCTATCGAGACCAGACGGACGACCAGGTCACCATCGACTCAGCTCTGGCTACTAAGAAATACGGTGTGGCCGTCAAGTGTGCCACAATCACGCCTGACGAGGACAGGGTTGAAG agtttaagcTAAAGAAGATGTGGAAGAGTCCTAATGGAACCATCAGGAACATCTTGGGTGGCACAGTTTTCCGTGAGCCAATCCTGTGTAAAAACATTCCCCGTCTCGTTCTTGGTTGGACACAGCCCATCACCATTGGCAGGCATGCCTTTGGAGATCAG TACCGGGCCACAGACTTTGTTGTGGACAAGCCTGGGAAGTTTAAGGTCGTGTTCGCTCCGGCAGATGGAAGCAAGCAGCAGGAGTGGGAGGTCTACGATTTTCAGGCTGGAGGCTGTGGGATGGGAATGTACAACACTGATGAG TCCATCAGTGGCTTTGCTCACAGCTGCTTCCAGTACGCCATTCAGAAGAGGTGGCCTCTATACATGAGCACAAAGAACACCATCCTCAAGGCCTATGATGGCCGTTTCAAGGACATCTTTCAGGAAATATTTGAAAA GACATACAAACCCGAATTTGACAAGTTGAAGATCTGGTATGAGCACCGACTCATTGACGACATGGTGGCCCAGGTTCTGAAGTCCAGTGGAGGATTTGTTTGGGCCTGCAAAAATTATGATGGAGATGTACAATCAGACATTTTGGCTCAGG GCTTCGGATCTCTGGGTCTAATGACATCAGTGCTGGTGTGTCCTGACGGCAAGACTATCGAGGCAGAAGCTGCTCATGGCACTGTCACCAGGCACTACCGAGAACACCAAAGA ggcAAACCCACCAGTACCAACCCCATTGCAAGTATCTTTGCCTGGACCAGAGGATTGGAACACAGAGGAAAACTGGATGGAAACTCGGATTTAATAAA GTTCTGTAAGACGTTAgaaaaggtgtgtgtggaaACAGTGGAGAGCGGGGTGATGACCAAAGACCTTGCAGGCTGCATCCATGGCTTGTCTAA aGTCAAGCTGAATGAACATTATGTCAACACATCTGACTTCCTGGATGCCATTAAGATCAACCTGGACAAAGCTCTGGGAAAGTAA
- the LOC124867146 gene encoding zinc finger protein 710-like isoform X1, producing the protein MRSLKHLKLHSRRNVEEASRRLGRCEPKVMARLVDISTQTDPVVVLSLAQAAVLGLISQNEVFGATIAPNGFYTGEPKESPAPPVDGVDYEYADQLIGANGDYLGDNLGEDGQMQPSCSQRRWQQAAPPQHVDTKMGIPDRHTLQSGDVTSPHVKGEVVTSALSSCVHMLNNMAPRGGLIQVDPATLRVPNKNCAECEREVTNQQQANTHVHPPPAQVVHRGAEQGHRGLQAQRPMGAHGRGGREDEEEVEHPVNTMMKPTQQEEAISSYFQTSEVGSYDSTDMGMGGEYEDSSQSMMWTDGSGGTQHQQPPHPPHPQPPRRHGGRRVDRLDINIQIDESYCVDVGDGLKRWKCRMCDKSYTSKYNLVTHILGHNGIKPHACPHCGKLFKQPSHLQTHLLTHQGTRPHKCTVCKKGFTQTSHLKRHMLQHTDVKPYSCRFCRRGFAYPSELRAHEVKHERGRCHVCSQCGMEFPTYAHLKRHQTSHQGPHTFQCTECNKSFAYRSQLQNHLLKHQSPRPYTCSQCGLEFVQLHHLRQHSLTHKGMKGHKCEVCSREFTLSANLKRHMLIHNSVRPFQCHVCFKSFIQKQTLKTHMIVHLPVKPFKCKVCGKSFNRMYNLLGHMHLHAGNKPFKCPYCTSKFNLKGNLSRHMKVKHGMDVSPEGQEVLPEMENQGEYEDQNFNFTSPDNMDNSGSQNLTKLTTANMEDMEEYYNFGKDTSNYTTP; encoded by the exons ATGAGGTCCTTAAAGCACCTGAAACTTCACAGCAGGAGGAACGTG GAGGAGGCGAGCCGGCGCCTGGGTAGATGTGAGCCCAAGGTAATGGCCAGGCTGGTGGACATAAGCACACAGACAGATCCCGTAGTTGTGTTGTCCTTGGCCCAGGCCGCCGTGCTAGGTCTCATCTCCCAGAATGAAGTGTTTGGAGCGACCATTGCACCCAACGGCTTCTACACCGGTGAACCCAAAGAGTCCCCTGCACCACCAGTAGACGGAGTCGACTACGAGTACGCTGATCAGCTTATTGGAGCAAACGGAGATTACCTCGGAGACAACTTAGGAGAAGACGGCCAGATGCAGCCTAGCTGCAGCCAGAGGAGGTGGCAACAGGCGGCGCCGCCGCAACATGTGGACACGAAAATGGGCATTCCCGATCGTCACACGCTCCAAAGCGGTGACGTGACCTCACCCCATGTGAAAGGGGAAGTGGTGACCTCTGCTTTGTCCTCCTGTGTCCACATGCTGAACAATATGGCTCCAAGAGGAGGTTTAATTCAGGTAGATCCCGCCACTCTCAGAGTTCCCAACAAGAACTGTGCCGAGTGTGAGCGTGAAGTAACCAACCAGCAGCAAGCTAACACTCACGTCCATCCTCCTCCTGCCCAAGTGGttcacagaggagcagagcaggGCCACAGGGGACTCCAGGCCCAGCGTCCTATGGGGGCCCACGGCCGAGGTGGTagggaggatgaagaggaggtaGAACACCCTGTAAACACTATGATGAAGCCCACTCAGCAGGAAGAAGCGATCAGCAGCTACTTTCAGACCAGTGAGGTAGGCAGCTATGATTCTACAGATATGGGCATGGGTGGTGAGTACGAAGACAGCAGCCAGAGCATGATGTGGACTGACGGGAGCGGCGGAACGCAGCACCAGCAGCCCCCACACCCCCCACACCCTCAGCCTCCCCGTCGACACGGCGGCCGCAGAGTAGACCGGCTAGATATAAACATCCAGATTGATGAGTCTTACTGTGTGGACGTAGGAGACGGTCTGAAGCGCTGGAAGTGTCGCATGTGCGATAAATCCTACACTTCCAAGTACAACCTGGTCACACACATCCTGGGCCATAATGGCATCAAACCACATGCCTGTCCGCATTGCGGAAAGCTCTTCAAGCAGCCCAGCCACCTCCAAACCCACCTGCTGACCCACCAAGGAACACGGCCCCACAAATGTACCGTCTGCAAAAAGGGCTTCACCCAAACCAGCCACCTGAAGCGACACATGCTCCAACACACTGACGTCAAGCCATACAGCTGTCGGTTCTGCCGCCGGGGGTTCGCCTATCCTAGCGAGCTGCGAGCGCACGAGGTGAAGCACGAACGCGGCCGCTGCCACGTCTGCTCACAGTGCGGCATGGAGTTTCCCACCTACGCCCACCTCAAACGACACCAGACCAGCCACCAAGGCCCCCACACCTTCCAGTGCACCGAGTGCAACAAGTCTTTTGCATATCGAAGTCAGCTCCAGAACCACCTTCTGAAGCACCAGAGTCCAAGGCCTTACACCTGCTCCCAGTGCGGCCTGGAGTTTGTGCAGCTCCACCACTTACGTCAGCACTCGCTAACTCATAAG GGAATGAAGGGCCACAAGTGTGAAGTGTGTTCTCGAGAGTTCACCCTGTCTGCCAACCTCAAGAGGCACATGCTCATCCACAACAGTGTCAGACCCTTCCAGTGTCACGTCTGCTTTAAGAGCTTCATCCAGAAGCAGACCCTCAAGACCCACATGATCGTCCATCTGCCTGTTAAACCATTCAAATGCAAG GTCTGTGGGAAGTCTTTCAACAGAATGTACAACCTGCTGGGCCACATGCATCTCCATGCCGGCAATAAGCCCTTTAAGTGTCCTTACTGCACCAGTAAGTTCAACCTGAAGGGAAACCTCAGCAGGCACATGAAGGTCAAACATGGAATGGACGTCTCACCAGAAGGACAAG AAGTTCTTCCAGAAATGGAAAACCAGGGGGAATATGAAGACCAGAACTTCAACTTTACATCACCAGACAATATGGACAACAGTGGTTCCCAAAACCTCACAAAACTCACCACAGCGAACATGGAGGACATGGAGGAGTACTACAATTTTGGGAAGGATACGAGCAACTACACCACGCCATGA
- the LOC124867146 gene encoding zinc finger protein 710-like isoform X2 — translation MARLVDISTQTDPVVVLSLAQAAVLGLISQNEVFGATIAPNGFYTGEPKESPAPPVDGVDYEYADQLIGANGDYLGDNLGEDGQMQPSCSQRRWQQAAPPQHVDTKMGIPDRHTLQSGDVTSPHVKGEVVTSALSSCVHMLNNMAPRGGLIQVDPATLRVPNKNCAECEREVTNQQQANTHVHPPPAQVVHRGAEQGHRGLQAQRPMGAHGRGGREDEEEVEHPVNTMMKPTQQEEAISSYFQTSEVGSYDSTDMGMGGEYEDSSQSMMWTDGSGGTQHQQPPHPPHPQPPRRHGGRRVDRLDINIQIDESYCVDVGDGLKRWKCRMCDKSYTSKYNLVTHILGHNGIKPHACPHCGKLFKQPSHLQTHLLTHQGTRPHKCTVCKKGFTQTSHLKRHMLQHTDVKPYSCRFCRRGFAYPSELRAHEVKHERGRCHVCSQCGMEFPTYAHLKRHQTSHQGPHTFQCTECNKSFAYRSQLQNHLLKHQSPRPYTCSQCGLEFVQLHHLRQHSLTHKGMKGHKCEVCSREFTLSANLKRHMLIHNSVRPFQCHVCFKSFIQKQTLKTHMIVHLPVKPFKCKVCGKSFNRMYNLLGHMHLHAGNKPFKCPYCTSKFNLKGNLSRHMKVKHGMDVSPEGQEVLPEMENQGEYEDQNFNFTSPDNMDNSGSQNLTKLTTANMEDMEEYYNFGKDTSNYTTP, via the exons ATGGCCAGGCTGGTGGACATAAGCACACAGACAGATCCCGTAGTTGTGTTGTCCTTGGCCCAGGCCGCCGTGCTAGGTCTCATCTCCCAGAATGAAGTGTTTGGAGCGACCATTGCACCCAACGGCTTCTACACCGGTGAACCCAAAGAGTCCCCTGCACCACCAGTAGACGGAGTCGACTACGAGTACGCTGATCAGCTTATTGGAGCAAACGGAGATTACCTCGGAGACAACTTAGGAGAAGACGGCCAGATGCAGCCTAGCTGCAGCCAGAGGAGGTGGCAACAGGCGGCGCCGCCGCAACATGTGGACACGAAAATGGGCATTCCCGATCGTCACACGCTCCAAAGCGGTGACGTGACCTCACCCCATGTGAAAGGGGAAGTGGTGACCTCTGCTTTGTCCTCCTGTGTCCACATGCTGAACAATATGGCTCCAAGAGGAGGTTTAATTCAGGTAGATCCCGCCACTCTCAGAGTTCCCAACAAGAACTGTGCCGAGTGTGAGCGTGAAGTAACCAACCAGCAGCAAGCTAACACTCACGTCCATCCTCCTCCTGCCCAAGTGGttcacagaggagcagagcaggGCCACAGGGGACTCCAGGCCCAGCGTCCTATGGGGGCCCACGGCCGAGGTGGTagggaggatgaagaggaggtaGAACACCCTGTAAACACTATGATGAAGCCCACTCAGCAGGAAGAAGCGATCAGCAGCTACTTTCAGACCAGTGAGGTAGGCAGCTATGATTCTACAGATATGGGCATGGGTGGTGAGTACGAAGACAGCAGCCAGAGCATGATGTGGACTGACGGGAGCGGCGGAACGCAGCACCAGCAGCCCCCACACCCCCCACACCCTCAGCCTCCCCGTCGACACGGCGGCCGCAGAGTAGACCGGCTAGATATAAACATCCAGATTGATGAGTCTTACTGTGTGGACGTAGGAGACGGTCTGAAGCGCTGGAAGTGTCGCATGTGCGATAAATCCTACACTTCCAAGTACAACCTGGTCACACACATCCTGGGCCATAATGGCATCAAACCACATGCCTGTCCGCATTGCGGAAAGCTCTTCAAGCAGCCCAGCCACCTCCAAACCCACCTGCTGACCCACCAAGGAACACGGCCCCACAAATGTACCGTCTGCAAAAAGGGCTTCACCCAAACCAGCCACCTGAAGCGACACATGCTCCAACACACTGACGTCAAGCCATACAGCTGTCGGTTCTGCCGCCGGGGGTTCGCCTATCCTAGCGAGCTGCGAGCGCACGAGGTGAAGCACGAACGCGGCCGCTGCCACGTCTGCTCACAGTGCGGCATGGAGTTTCCCACCTACGCCCACCTCAAACGACACCAGACCAGCCACCAAGGCCCCCACACCTTCCAGTGCACCGAGTGCAACAAGTCTTTTGCATATCGAAGTCAGCTCCAGAACCACCTTCTGAAGCACCAGAGTCCAAGGCCTTACACCTGCTCCCAGTGCGGCCTGGAGTTTGTGCAGCTCCACCACTTACGTCAGCACTCGCTAACTCATAAG GGAATGAAGGGCCACAAGTGTGAAGTGTGTTCTCGAGAGTTCACCCTGTCTGCCAACCTCAAGAGGCACATGCTCATCCACAACAGTGTCAGACCCTTCCAGTGTCACGTCTGCTTTAAGAGCTTCATCCAGAAGCAGACCCTCAAGACCCACATGATCGTCCATCTGCCTGTTAAACCATTCAAATGCAAG GTCTGTGGGAAGTCTTTCAACAGAATGTACAACCTGCTGGGCCACATGCATCTCCATGCCGGCAATAAGCCCTTTAAGTGTCCTTACTGCACCAGTAAGTTCAACCTGAAGGGAAACCTCAGCAGGCACATGAAGGTCAAACATGGAATGGACGTCTCACCAGAAGGACAAG AAGTTCTTCCAGAAATGGAAAACCAGGGGGAATATGAAGACCAGAACTTCAACTTTACATCACCAGACAATATGGACAACAGTGGTTCCCAAAACCTCACAAAACTCACCACAGCGAACATGGAGGACATGGAGGAGTACTACAATTTTGGGAAGGATACGAGCAACTACACCACGCCATGA
- the LOC124867434 gene encoding isocitrate dehydrogenase [NADP], mitochondrial isoform X1 produces the protein MAVYMRALSTVWRSAAAPLSPSPAALSPAAVCVQRPRQRDYSTKRINVDKPVVEMDGDEMTRIIWEFIKEKLILPNVEVELKYFDLGLPYRDQTDDQVTIDSALATKKYGVAVKCATITPDEDRVEEFKLKKMWKSPNGTIRNILGGTVFREPILCKNIPRLVLGWTQPITIGRHAFGDQYRATDFVVDKPGKFKVVFAPADGSKQQEWEVYDFQAGGCGMGMYNTDESISGFAHSCFQYAIQKRWPLYMSTKNTILKAYDGRFKDIFQEIFEKTYKPEFDKLKIWYEHRLIDDMVAQVLKSSGGFVWACKNYDGDVQSDILAQGFGSLGLMTSVLVCPDGKTIEAEAAHGTVTRHYREHQRGKPTSTNPIASIFAWTRGLEHRGKLDGNSDLIKFCKTLEKVCVETVESGVMTKDLAGCIHGLSKVKLNEHYVNTSDFLDAIKINLDKALGK, from the exons ATTCAACAAAGCGCATCAATGTGGACAAGCCAGTGGTGGAGATGGATGGTGATGAGATGACTCGCATCATATGGGAGTTCATTAAAGAGAAG CTCATCTTACCAAATGTGGAAGTAGAGCTGAAATATTTCGACTTGGGTCTGCCCTATCGAGACCAGACGGACGACCAGGTCACCATCGACTCAGCTCTGGCTACTAAGAAATACGGTGTGGCCGTCAAGTGTGCCACAATCACGCCTGACGAGGACAGGGTTGAAG agtttaagcTAAAGAAGATGTGGAAGAGTCCTAATGGAACCATCAGGAACATCTTGGGTGGCACAGTTTTCCGTGAGCCAATCCTGTGTAAAAACATTCCCCGTCTCGTTCTTGGTTGGACACAGCCCATCACCATTGGCAGGCATGCCTTTGGAGATCAG TACCGGGCCACAGACTTTGTTGTGGACAAGCCTGGGAAGTTTAAGGTCGTGTTCGCTCCGGCAGATGGAAGCAAGCAGCAGGAGTGGGAGGTCTACGATTTTCAGGCTGGAGGCTGTGGGATGGGAATGTACAACACTGATGAG TCCATCAGTGGCTTTGCTCACAGCTGCTTCCAGTACGCCATTCAGAAGAGGTGGCCTCTATACATGAGCACAAAGAACACCATCCTCAAGGCCTATGATGGCCGTTTCAAGGACATCTTTCAGGAAATATTTGAAAA GACATACAAACCCGAATTTGACAAGTTGAAGATCTGGTATGAGCACCGACTCATTGACGACATGGTGGCCCAGGTTCTGAAGTCCAGTGGAGGATTTGTTTGGGCCTGCAAAAATTATGATGGAGATGTACAATCAGACATTTTGGCTCAGG GCTTCGGATCTCTGGGTCTAATGACATCAGTGCTGGTGTGTCCTGACGGCAAGACTATCGAGGCAGAAGCTGCTCATGGCACTGTCACCAGGCACTACCGAGAACACCAAAGA ggcAAACCCACCAGTACCAACCCCATTGCAAGTATCTTTGCCTGGACCAGAGGATTGGAACACAGAGGAAAACTGGATGGAAACTCGGATTTAATAAA GTTCTGTAAGACGTTAgaaaaggtgtgtgtggaaACAGTGGAGAGCGGGGTGATGACCAAAGACCTTGCAGGCTGCATCCATGGCTTGTCTAA aGTCAAGCTGAATGAACATTATGTCAACACATCTGACTTCCTGGATGCCATTAAGATCAACCTGGACAAAGCTCTGGGAAAGTAA